In Cryptomeria japonica chromosome 10, Sugi_1.0, whole genome shotgun sequence, a genomic segment contains:
- the LOC131859211 gene encoding uncharacterized protein LOC131859211 — translation MKSPSSKLDEQYGIENRVERLSNMESASIETAFFEACESGDIAQAKMLLALRVFDPTRLVSKRTPEGRTCLHLAVLAGSPDLLKKFKLRQFINEMDNRGDTALHLAVWKYRLDLVTLLLDGKADCKADLSVKNNRGETPLCVAVKFGSLDVVKKLIDHEPEAVQKLCKDVKILHLAVNLNRANIVGFLIKKSVVIKNRNGLL, via the exons ATGAAATCTCCATCGAGCAAGCTGGATGAACAGTACGGCATTGAGAAT CGTGTCGAAAGGCTTTCTAATATGGAGAGCGCATCTATTGAAACGGCCTTCTTTGAAGCCTGTGAAAGTGGTGATATAGCCCAAGCCAAAATGCTGCTCGCACTCAGAGTTTTCGATCCCACTAGACTAGTTAGTAAGAGGACGCCAGAGGGAAGAACATGTTTACATCTTGCAGTACTTGCAGGAAGTCCAG atttgttaaaaaaatttaaactgCGACAATTCATCAACGAGATGGACAATCGAGGCGACACGGCCTTGCATTTAGCTGTCTGGAAATATCGTCTAGATCTGGTGACATTATTGTTAGATGGTAAGGCTGATTGTAAGGCTGACTTGAGCGTGAAAAATAACAGGGGAGAAACTCCGCTATGCGTGGCTGTAAAGTTTGGATCCCTGGATGTTGTGAAGAAGTTGATAGATCATGAACCGGAGGCCGTCCAAAAATTATGTAAAGATGTCAAAATTTTGCATCTTGCTGTGAATCTTAACCGAGCCAATATtgttggatttttaattaaaaaaagtgtAGTTATAAAAAACAGAAACGGCCTTCTTTGA
- the LOC131859500 gene encoding uncharacterized protein LOC131859500, with product MLLALRVFDPTRLVSKRTPEGRTCLHLAVLAGSPDLLKKFKLRQFINEMDNRGDTALHLAVWKYRLDLVTLLLDGKADCKADLSVKNNRGETPLCVAVKFGSLDVVKKLIDHEPEAVQKLCKDVKILHLAVNLNRANIVGFLIKKSVVIKNSGILRELINQRAEVPGIKRADNEGNRDMKVSVDFSFKKVELSDLNGQPNSQAIVQGDTPLHIAARNKSEPIVDTLLRVPGVNKHALNSEGKTPLDVAREVTEYYESFRIIRKLTDYKPSPKPFMYCAPEVSKEKHKRATDMVNKTFDDRRNTELVVAALLATMTFTAAFTVPGGSDQDSKDGNQGAPILLGYYMFKLFIIFDCIAFFLSLFVCIMWEMASELTTEDKMLFMSVSALLTCLSFGFNSCGFMAAVHTILAH from the exons ATGCTGCTCGCACTCAGAGTTTTCGATCCCACTAGACTAGTTAGTAAGAGGACGCCAGAGGGAAGAACATGTTTACATCTTGCAGTACTTGCAGGAAGTCCAG atttgttaaaaaaatttaaactgCGACAATTCATCAACGAGATGGACAATCGAGGCGACACGGCCTTGCATTTAGCTGTCTGGAAATATCGTCTAGATCTGGTGACATTATTGTTAGATGGTAAGGCTGATTGTAAGGCTGACTTGAGCGTGAAAAATAACAGGGGAGAAACTCCGCTATGCGTGGCTGTAAAGTTTGGATCCCTGGATGTTGTGAAGAAGTTGATAGATCATGAACCGGAGGCCGTCCAAAAATTATGTAAAGATGTCAAAATTTTGCATCTTGCTGTGAATCTTAACCGAGCCAATATtgttggatttttaattaaaaaaagtgtAGTTATAAAAAACAGTGGAATTCTCAGAGAGCTTATCAACCAACGTGCTGAAGTCCCTGGCATAAAGCGAGCTGATAATGAAGGTAATCGTGATATGAAGGTTTCTGTTGATTTCTCATTTAAAAAGGTGGAGTTGTCGGACCTTAATGGCCAGCCTAACAGCCAGGCAATTGTTCAAGGAGATACGCCCTTACACATTGCAGCAAGGAACAAAAGTGAGCCT ATTGTGGATACGCTACTAAGGGTGCCTGGGGTGAACAAGCATGCTCTCAATAGTGAGGGAAAAACACCTCTGGATGTTGCAAGAGAAGTCACGGAGTACTACGAGTCTTTCAGGATTATAAGAAAGCTCACAGATTATAAACCCAGTCCCAAGCCATTCATGTACTGTGCGCCAGAGGTGAGCAAAGAAAAGCACAAGAGAGCCACGGATATGGTTAACAAAACCTTCGATGACAGACGCAATACTGAACTGGTGGTGGCAGCATTATTGGCCACCATGACATTTACGGCTGCGTTCACAGTTCCAGGTGGCTCGGACCAGGATTCTAAGGATGGGAACCAAGGGGCCCCTATTCTCCTAGGCTATTATATGTTTAAGCTCTTTATTATTTTCGACTGCATAGCCTTCTTTCTATCTCTCTTCGTTTGTATAATGTGGGAAATGGCTTCAGAGCTTACCACAGAGGACAAGATGTTGTTCATGAGCGTCAGTGCTTTGTTGACCTGCCTCAGCTTTGGATTCAATTCTTGCGGTTTTATGGCTGCAGTGCACACGATATTGGCACATTAA